Within the Streptomyces sp. NBC_00554 genome, the region GTTCACCAGCGTCGAAATCCGCGCCAGCCCCTGCGCGTTGCCCGCCGTGTCCTTGTACTCCGCGTCCTTGAAGTAGTCCCAGTTGAAAACATGACCGTGCAGATCGGTCGTGCCCATCACCGTCAGGGAGTACCGCTTCACGGGCTTCCCGCCCTTCTTCGCCTCAGCAGCCGTGGCAGCCGGAGCCGCCACCGCCCCGGCGAGCGCGACCCCCGCCCCCGTCACGGCGGACTTCTTCAGGAACTTACGGCGGTTCAACGACATCTCAGCGACTCCTCAGGAAACGGTCAACGACGCGCGTAGATTCTGGCCCACGAGCCACCACCGCAACAGGTCCGGGAGGTTTCGATCTGGTGACCTGTGGGCATTCCAACCGGCCTCTCAGTGACAGAGTGGGACGTATGGCACCCACCGCAGAGGAACCCCAACCCGCCCTCCCCTACGGCACTCCCGACTCACCCCGCATCGCCGTCCGCGGCGAAGCCCGCCTGGAGGTCGATCCCGAGATCGCCCGCATCGGCATCACCGTCACCGCACGCGGCACCGACCGCCGCGACGCCCTCACCGACCTCACCCGCCGCAACACCACCGCGCTGGACCTCGTGAAGTCGTACGGCGACGCGGTCGAGCACGTGGAGACCGGTGCCTTCTCCATCAGCCCCGAACTCACCAAGCACGGCCGCGGCGAACGCATCCGCGCCTATCACGGCCGCGTCCACATCACCGCCGAACTCACCGACTTCACGGCCCTCGGGGAGCTGACGACCCGGCTCGCGGACCTCGACCTCACCCGCGTCGACGGACCCTGGTGGGCCCTGCGCCCCGACTCGCCGTCCTACCGCCAGGCCCGCCGGCAAGCCGTCCACGAAGCCGTCCAGCGCGCCCGCGAATACGCCGAGGCCCTCGGCACCACCCTCTCCGCCCTCGTCGAACTCGCCGACATCGGCGCCGAGAACGCCGCACCGCCCTACCCCGCGGCGCCCGGCCGCGCCATGCGCTCCATGGCCTACGCCGCGGACACCGCCGAAGAGGCCGCCCCCCTGGACCTGGAACCCCAACGCCAGCGTGTCTACGCGCAAGTCAACGCCCGATTCACCATGGCGCCACCCCAGCTCTAGTCCTGCTCCAGTCCTGCTCCAGTCCTGCGGAGAAGTATTCGGAATTGTGGCCGAGGGCGTACTGAAAGCGACCACCGGCGCTCATCAGAGCACCCCGGCGCACAATTCAACGCTTGTCAATAACCCTTCACGCAAAGGTTGTTGAGTAGTCATGCGGCACCAATTCCCTACCCGCCGGTAAGGCCTACGCTCGAAACATGCGCCGAGCAAAGATCGTCTGTACCTTGGGCCCCGCCACCGACTCGTACGACCAGATCAAGGCACTGGTCGAAGCCGGAATGGACGTAGCCCGCTTCAACCTCAGCCACGGCAGCTACGCCGACCACGAGGAGCGCTACCAGCGCGTACGCAAGGCCTCCGACGAGTCCGGCCGCAGCGTCGGCGTCCTCGCCGACCTTCAAGGCCCGAAGATCCGACTCGGCCGCTTCACCGAAGGCCCCGTACTGCTTGAACGCGGAGACACCTTCACCATCACCGTCGAAGAAGGCTTCGAGGGCGACCGCCAGACCTGCGGCACCACCTACGCGGGACTGGCGGGAGACGTCACCACCGGAGAGCGCATCCTCGTCGACGACGGCAAGGTCTGCCTCGAAGTCACCGCCGTCGACGGCCCCCGCGTCCACACCACCGTCATCGAAGGCGGCATGGTCTCGGACAACAAGGGCCTCAACCTCCCCGGCGTCGCCGTCTCCGTCCCCGCCCTCTCCGACAAGGACGAAGCGGACCTCCGCTGGGCCCTGCGTATCGGATGCGACGTCATCGCCCTGTCGTTCGTCCGCAGCGGCCGCGACATCGAGGACGTCCACCGCATCATGGACGAGGAAGGCCGCCGCCTTCCCGTGATCGCCAAGGTGGAGAAGCCGCAGGCCGTCGAGAACATCGACGACATCGTCGCCGCCTTCGACGGCATCATGGTCGCCCGCGGCGACCTCGGCGTCGAAATGCCTCTGGAACAGGTCCCGATCGTCCAGAAGCGCGCGATCAAGCTGGCCAAGCGCAACGCCAAGCCCGTCATCGTCGCCACCCAGATGCTCGACTCGATGATCGAGAACTCCCGCCCCACCCGCGCGGAGGCCTCCGACGTCGCGAACGCCGTCATCGACGGCACCGACGCCGTGATGCTCTCCGGCGAGACCAGCGTCGGGAAGTACCCCATCGAGACCGTCCGCACGATGGGCCGGATCGTCGAAGCCGCCGAAGAGGACATCCTCGAAAAGGGCCTCCCGCCCCTGACGGAACGCAACAAGCCCCGCACCCAGGGCGGCGCCGTGGCTCGTGCCGCCGCGGAGATGGGCGACTTCCTCGGCGCCAAGTTCCTGGTCGCCTTCACGCAGTCCGGGGACACCGTCCGCCGTCTCTCCCGCTACCGCTCCCCGATCCCGCTGCTCGCCTTCACGCCGGCCCCGGAGACCCGCTCCCAGCTCAACCTCACCTGGGGCGTCGAAACCTTCCTGGGCCCGCACGTCGACTCCACCGACGCGATGGTCGACCAGGTCGACGAGCTGCTCCTGAAGTACGGCCGCTGCGAGAAGGGCGACATCGTCGTCATCACGGCCGGCTCCCCGCCCGGGGTCTCGGGCTCGACGAACCTCGTGCGGGTGCATCA harbors:
- a CDS encoding SIMPL domain-containing protein, which encodes MAPTAEEPQPALPYGTPDSPRIAVRGEARLEVDPEIARIGITVTARGTDRRDALTDLTRRNTTALDLVKSYGDAVEHVETGAFSISPELTKHGRGERIRAYHGRVHITAELTDFTALGELTTRLADLDLTRVDGPWWALRPDSPSYRQARRQAVHEAVQRAREYAEALGTTLSALVELADIGAENAAPPYPAAPGRAMRSMAYAADTAEEAAPLDLEPQRQRVYAQVNARFTMAPPQL
- the pyk gene encoding pyruvate kinase — encoded protein: MRRAKIVCTLGPATDSYDQIKALVEAGMDVARFNLSHGSYADHEERYQRVRKASDESGRSVGVLADLQGPKIRLGRFTEGPVLLERGDTFTITVEEGFEGDRQTCGTTYAGLAGDVTTGERILVDDGKVCLEVTAVDGPRVHTTVIEGGMVSDNKGLNLPGVAVSVPALSDKDEADLRWALRIGCDVIALSFVRSGRDIEDVHRIMDEEGRRLPVIAKVEKPQAVENIDDIVAAFDGIMVARGDLGVEMPLEQVPIVQKRAIKLAKRNAKPVIVATQMLDSMIENSRPTRAEASDVANAVIDGTDAVMLSGETSVGKYPIETVRTMGRIVEAAEEDILEKGLPPLTERNKPRTQGGAVARAAAEMGDFLGAKFLVAFTQSGDTVRRLSRYRSPIPLLAFTPAPETRSQLNLTWGVETFLGPHVDSTDAMVDQVDELLLKYGRCEKGDIVVITAGSPPGVSGSTNLVRVHHIGEDDSPK